In Streptomyces sp. SN-593, a single genomic region encodes these proteins:
- a CDS encoding N-acetylmuramoyl-L-alanine amidase, with amino-acid sequence MAALVAGALSWTGAAQAAPAGGATAGGTAAGSTPGAAHGTLQQDFASAAKEFHVPEGLLMAVAYHQSLWDTHAGAPSTTGNYNVMGLTHVDTATLRAAGTAPDTDQRGAGGSAAPRATAAAPAAAGPTAAYRTLDAAAALTGTAQARLRTDPLQSVRGGAALLAHYEKQLAGSLPADPGAWYGAVARFSQSTDAQGAGQYADRVYTTLRAGVARTTADGQQVTLAAEPSVAPRTSALARLGLPSATAEAARETRAAGTAATPAANPTPECPSGLTCNYVPAAYKQTDPDDKSKYGSYDLANRPADGNTIKYIVIHDTEGSYSSALGIFQDPAQYATPHYIVRSSDGLVTQVVQTKNVAWHAGNYYVNTHSVGIEHEGFAISGASWYSESLYESSAALVRYLANRFGVPLDRQHILGHDDVPSPQTAQLTSMHWDPGPYWNWSHYLDLLGATPGGGGTPVVGGEITIDPPFTSANEPAVTGCSPDPCAAQPTSFVYLRTSPSSTAALIGDPVLAADHVATGTTQAADLTDKAVAGQSFVVAAVQGDWTAIWYGGQKAWFYNPGGQFAVANGNTARHVVTPAGSSAVPVYGRAYPEASAYPSVIADVASEDTQIVAPLGYTIPAGQSYVADDPVNADYYYAKNIDQSAPGDQTRVVGTTVYYPIRFNHRLGYVKASDVTATSAATPPAGTFTPAGPTRIMDTRNGTGVAKGAVGAGKTISLQVAGSGGVPAAGVTAVVMNVTAVSPTTTGHLIVYPDGTTQPGTSSLNYPAGRTIANLVVVPVVDGKVDFYNSAGSVDVLADVTGYYTSSTTGSRFDPVGPERLMDTRDGTGGVTGPVTAGRTVALQVTGGSTGIPVDGVTAVVMNVTAVSPTATGHLIVYPDGTTQPGTSSLNFPANTTIPNLVTVPVVDGKVDFYNSAGSVNILADVTGYYAASGSVFHSTGPTRLMDTRNGTGGVKGAVAGGKTITLPLTGHGGLPADGVTAVVMNVTAVSPTTTGHVIVYPDGTTQPGTSSLNFPAGQTIPNLVVVPVTDGKVDFYNSAGSVNLLADITGYFTS; translated from the coding sequence GTGGCCGCGCTGGTCGCCGGCGCGCTGTCCTGGACGGGGGCGGCGCAGGCCGCACCGGCCGGCGGTGCGACCGCGGGCGGCACGGCCGCCGGAAGCACGCCGGGCGCCGCGCACGGGACGCTCCAGCAGGACTTCGCGAGCGCCGCGAAGGAGTTCCACGTGCCCGAGGGCCTGCTCATGGCGGTGGCCTACCACCAGTCGCTGTGGGACACGCACGCCGGGGCGCCGAGCACCACCGGCAACTACAACGTCATGGGCCTGACCCATGTGGACACCGCCACGCTGCGGGCCGCGGGCACGGCCCCGGACACCGACCAGCGCGGCGCGGGCGGCAGCGCCGCACCGCGCGCCACCGCCGCCGCCCCGGCGGCGGCCGGTCCGACCGCCGCCTACCGCACCCTGGACGCGGCCGCGGCGCTGACCGGCACCGCGCAGGCGCGGCTGCGCACCGACCCGCTGCAGAGCGTGCGCGGCGGCGCCGCGCTGCTCGCGCACTACGAGAAGCAGCTCGCCGGCTCCCTGCCGGCCGACCCGGGCGCCTGGTACGGCGCGGTGGCGCGCTTCAGCCAGTCCACCGACGCCCAGGGCGCCGGGCAGTACGCGGACCGCGTGTACACCACGCTGCGGGCGGGGGTCGCGCGCACCACCGCCGACGGCCAGCAGGTCACGCTGGCCGCCGAGCCGTCCGTGGCGCCGCGGACCTCGGCGCTGGCGCGCCTGGGCCTGCCGTCGGCGACCGCGGAGGCCGCGCGGGAGACCCGGGCGGCCGGCACCGCCGCCACCCCCGCCGCGAACCCGACTCCGGAGTGCCCGTCCGGCCTGACGTGCAACTACGTGCCGGCCGCGTACAAGCAGACCGACCCGGACGACAAGTCGAAGTACGGCAGTTACGACCTGGCGAACCGCCCGGCCGACGGCAACACCATCAAGTACATCGTCATCCACGACACGGAGGGCAGCTACAGCAGCGCGCTCGGGATATTCCAGGACCCGGCCCAGTACGCCACCCCGCACTACATCGTGCGCTCGTCCGACGGCCTGGTCACCCAGGTCGTGCAGACCAAGAACGTGGCCTGGCACGCCGGCAACTACTACGTCAACACGCACTCGGTCGGCATCGAGCACGAGGGCTTCGCGATCTCCGGCGCCTCCTGGTACAGCGAGTCGCTGTACGAGTCGTCGGCCGCGCTGGTGCGCTACCTGGCGAACCGGTTCGGGGTGCCGCTGGACCGGCAGCACATCCTCGGCCACGACGACGTGCCGTCGCCGCAGACCGCCCAGCTCACCAGCATGCACTGGGACCCGGGCCCGTACTGGAACTGGTCGCACTACCTGGACCTGCTCGGCGCCACCCCCGGTGGCGGCGGCACCCCGGTGGTGGGCGGTGAGATCACCATCGACCCGCCCTTCACCTCGGCGAACGAGCCGGCCGTCACCGGGTGCAGCCCCGACCCGTGTGCCGCGCAGCCGACCAGCTTCGTCTACCTGCGCACCTCGCCGTCCTCGACGGCCGCGCTGATCGGCGACCCGGTGCTGGCCGCCGACCACGTCGCCACCGGCACCACGCAGGCGGCCGACCTCACCGACAAGGCGGTCGCCGGGCAGTCCTTCGTGGTGGCGGCCGTCCAGGGCGACTGGACGGCGATCTGGTACGGCGGGCAGAAGGCGTGGTTCTACAACCCGGGCGGGCAGTTCGCGGTCGCGAACGGCAACACCGCGCGCCACGTGGTCACGCCGGCCGGCAGCAGCGCGGTCCCGGTGTACGGGCGGGCCTACCCGGAGGCGTCGGCGTACCCCTCGGTGATCGCCGACGTGGCGAGCGAGGACACCCAGATCGTGGCGCCGCTGGGCTACACGATCCCGGCCGGGCAGTCCTACGTCGCCGACGACCCGGTGAACGCCGACTACTACTACGCCAAGAACATCGACCAGAGCGCGCCGGGCGACCAGACGCGGGTGGTGGGGACCACCGTCTACTACCCGATCCGGTTCAACCACCGGCTCGGGTACGTCAAGGCGAGCGACGTGACCGCGACCTCGGCGGCGACCCCGCCGGCCGGGACGTTCACCCCGGCGGGCCCGACCCGGATCATGGACACCCGCAACGGCACCGGGGTCGCCAAGGGCGCGGTCGGCGCCGGGAAGACGATCAGCCTCCAGGTCGCGGGCAGCGGCGGGGTGCCGGCCGCCGGGGTGACGGCGGTGGTCATGAACGTCACCGCCGTCAGCCCGACCACCACCGGGCACCTGATCGTCTACCCCGACGGCACCACCCAGCCGGGCACCTCCAGCCTCAACTACCCCGCCGGCCGCACCATCGCGAACCTGGTCGTGGTACCGGTGGTCGACGGCAAGGTCGACTTCTACAACTCGGCCGGCAGCGTCGACGTCCTCGCCGACGTCACCGGCTACTACACCTCGTCGACCACCGGGTCGCGGTTCGACCCGGTCGGCCCCGAGCGGCTGATGGACACGCGTGACGGCACCGGCGGGGTGACCGGTCCGGTGACTGCGGGGCGGACCGTCGCGCTCCAGGTCACCGGCGGCAGCACCGGCATCCCGGTGGACGGGGTGACGGCCGTGGTCATGAACGTCACCGCGGTCAGCCCCACCGCCACCGGGCACCTGATCGTCTACCCCGACGGCACCACCCAGCCGGGCACCTCCAGCCTCAACTTCCCGGCGAACACCACCATCCCCAACCTGGTGACGGTGCCGGTGGTCGACGGGAAGGTCGACTTCTACAACTCGGCCGGCAGCGTCAACATCCTGGCCGACGTCACCGGCTACTACGCGGCGAGCGGCTCGGTGTTCCACTCCACCGGGCCGACCCGGCTGATGGACACCCGCAACGGCACCGGCGGCGTCAAGGGCGCGGTCGCCGGCGGGAAGACGATCACGCTGCCGCTCACCGGCCACGGCGGGCTGCCCGCCGACGGGGTGACGGCGGTGGTCATGAACGTCACCGCGGTCAGCCCGACCACCACCGGCCACGTCATCGTCTACCCCGACGGCACCACCCAGCCGGGCACCTCCAGCCTCAACTTCCCCGCCGGGCAGACCATCCCCAACCTGGTGGTGGTCCCGGTGACGGACGGCAAGGTGGACTTCTACAACTCGGCCGGCAGCGTCAACCTGCTGGCCGACATCACCGGCTACTTCACGTCCTGA
- a CDS encoding ABC transporter permease produces the protein MTVFKTSVRNFFAHKGRMALSGVAVLLSVAFICGTLVFTDTMTATFDKLFGSTASDVTVSAKEVKNEQATGIPDTLPASLQARLAHVTGVASAVPDVTSEDVTVADAHNDKISPSSGAPTIVSNWDSTETKAVELTSGHLPTSDRDAVIDADTAKAKHLRIGDTLRVIAQPGEFRATLTGIVTFKSTNPGAAVVYVDTAVAQSKLLGRTDAYTGYGLTAAKGVTDDQLKANVKAAIGGHYTIDTAAETAKKDKDQLGGFLNFMKYAMLGFAGIAVLVGVFLIVNTFSMLVAQRTREIGLMRALGSSRRQVNRSVLIEAVMLGVSGSVVGIGGGIGLAVGLMKLMGKAGLKLDSSELTIKATTPVVGLVVGVVVTVVSAYIPARRAGRISPMAALRDAGTPADARAGRIRAALGLLVCAAGVFALVAASRADKASSGGGMLGVGVLLTLVGFVIVGPLLAGVVVRAVSAVLLRFFGPIGRLAERNALRNPRRTGATASALMIGLALVAGMSVVGSSMVASASDQLDKSVGADFIVEVGSDGGQPITPAAAKAIRSAPDLDHLTEYTIVNATLTTPSGRKVKDRLSAADPTYPQDVQLDTTQGRLADAYGKDAMSVPEGFAKDNHVKVGDVMTVAMVGGRTAHLRIAAVTSDDTALEHGTLFTSIDTARAYLPADKMPGDFMMFGKAADGKEKQAYAALKARTHDYPQIDVRDQADYKHLIKSQVDQLLYMIYALLALAIIVAVLGVVNTLALSVVERTREIGLMRAIGTSRRQLRRMIRLESVVISLFGALVGLGLGLGWGSTAQQVLATQGLHILRIPWSTIVVVFVASAVVGLLAALLPAFRAARMNVLNAIATD, from the coding sequence GTGACCGTCTTCAAGACGTCGGTGCGCAACTTCTTCGCGCACAAGGGCCGGATGGCCCTGTCCGGGGTCGCGGTGCTGCTGTCGGTGGCGTTCATCTGCGGCACCCTGGTCTTCACCGACACCATGACCGCCACCTTCGACAAGCTCTTCGGCAGCACCGCCTCCGACGTCACCGTCAGCGCCAAGGAGGTCAAGAACGAGCAGGCGACCGGCATCCCGGACACCCTGCCGGCCTCTCTCCAGGCCCGGTTGGCGCACGTGACCGGGGTCGCCTCCGCGGTGCCCGACGTCACCAGCGAGGACGTCACCGTCGCCGACGCGCACAACGACAAGATCAGCCCGTCGTCCGGCGCGCCGACGATCGTCAGCAACTGGGACTCCACCGAGACCAAGGCGGTCGAGCTCACCTCCGGCCACCTGCCCACCTCGGACCGCGACGCCGTCATCGACGCCGACACCGCCAAGGCGAAGCACCTGAGGATCGGCGACACGCTGCGCGTCATCGCGCAGCCCGGCGAGTTCCGGGCCACCCTCACCGGCATCGTCACCTTCAAGTCGACCAACCCGGGCGCCGCGGTGGTCTACGTGGACACCGCCGTCGCGCAGTCCAAGCTGCTCGGTCGCACCGACGCCTACACCGGATACGGCCTGACCGCCGCCAAGGGCGTCACGGACGACCAGCTCAAGGCGAACGTGAAGGCCGCGATCGGCGGCCACTACACGATCGACACCGCGGCCGAGACCGCCAAGAAGGACAAGGACCAGCTCGGCGGCTTCCTGAACTTCATGAAGTACGCGATGCTCGGCTTCGCCGGGATCGCGGTCCTGGTCGGCGTCTTCCTGATCGTCAACACCTTCTCCATGCTGGTCGCCCAGCGCACCCGGGAGATCGGCCTGATGCGGGCGCTGGGCTCCAGCCGCCGCCAGGTCAACCGGTCGGTGCTGATCGAGGCGGTGATGCTCGGCGTCAGCGGCTCCGTGGTCGGCATCGGCGGCGGCATCGGCCTGGCCGTCGGCCTGATGAAGCTGATGGGGAAGGCCGGCCTGAAGCTGGACAGTTCGGAGCTGACCATCAAGGCCACCACCCCGGTGGTCGGCCTGGTGGTCGGCGTGGTCGTCACCGTGGTCTCCGCCTACATCCCGGCCCGGCGGGCCGGGCGGATCTCCCCGATGGCCGCGCTGCGCGACGCAGGTACCCCGGCGGACGCCAGGGCCGGACGGATCAGGGCCGCACTGGGCCTGCTGGTGTGCGCCGCCGGCGTGTTCGCGCTGGTCGCCGCCTCGCGGGCGGACAAGGCGTCCTCCGGCGGCGGGATGCTCGGGGTCGGCGTGCTGCTGACCCTCGTCGGCTTCGTGATCGTCGGTCCGCTGCTGGCCGGCGTGGTGGTGCGGGCGGTCAGCGCGGTGCTGCTGCGCTTCTTCGGCCCGATCGGACGGCTCGCGGAGCGCAACGCGCTGCGCAACCCGCGCCGTACCGGGGCCACCGCCTCGGCGCTGATGATCGGCCTGGCGCTGGTGGCCGGCATGTCGGTGGTCGGCTCGTCCATGGTGGCCTCCGCCAGCGACCAGCTCGACAAGTCGGTCGGCGCGGACTTCATCGTCGAGGTCGGCAGCGACGGCGGACAGCCGATCACCCCGGCGGCCGCCAAGGCGATCAGGTCGGCACCCGACCTCGACCACCTCACCGAGTACACGATCGTCAACGCCACGCTCACCACCCCGTCCGGCAGGAAGGTCAAGGACCGGCTCAGCGCCGCGGACCCGACCTACCCGCAGGACGTGCAACTGGACACCACGCAGGGCCGGCTGGCAGACGCCTACGGCAAGGACGCGATGTCCGTGCCGGAGGGCTTCGCGAAGGACAACCACGTCAAGGTCGGCGACGTGATGACCGTGGCGATGGTCGGCGGCCGCACCGCGCACCTGCGGATCGCCGCGGTCACCAGCGACGACACCGCGCTGGAGCACGGCACGCTCTTCACCAGCATCGACACCGCGCGCGCGTACCTGCCGGCGGACAAGATGCCGGGCGACTTCATGATGTTCGGCAAGGCGGCCGACGGCAAGGAGAAGCAGGCGTACGCCGCCCTGAAGGCCAGGACCCACGACTACCCGCAGATCGACGTCCGCGATCAGGCCGACTACAAGCACCTGATCAAGAGCCAGGTCGACCAGTTGCTGTACATGATCTACGCGCTGCTGGCGCTGGCGATCATCGTGGCGGTGCTCGGGGTGGTCAACACCCTGGCGCTGTCGGTGGTGGAGCGCACCCGGGAGATCGGCCTGATGCGGGCGATCGGCACCTCCCGGCGCCAGTTGCGGCGGATGATCCGGCTGGAGTCGGTGGTCATCTCGCTCTTCGGCGCGCTGGTCGGGCTCGGCCTCGGCCTCGGCTGGGGCTCCACCGCCCAGCAGGTGCTGGCCACCCAGGGGCTGCACATCCTGCGCATCCCGTGGAGCACGATCGTGGTCGTCTTCGTGGCGTCGGCGGTGGTCGGCCTGCTGGCCGCGCTGCTGCCGGCCTTCCGGGCGGCGCGGATGAACGTGCTGAACGCGATCGCCACCGACTAG
- a CDS encoding ABC transporter ATP-binding protein, with amino-acid sequence MTVPTAGGSGERSAVAAAGRSVTKAYGAGETRVVALDAVDVDIARGRFTAIMGPSGSGKSTLMHCLAGLDTVSEGQIWIGGTEITHLKDKKLTQLRRDKIGFIFQSFNLLPTLNAAENITLPMDIAGRKVDREWMDRVVETVGLAGRLKHRPTQLSGGQQQRVAVARALAARPEIIFGDEPTGNLDSRAGAEVLGFLRRSVDELGQTIVMVTHDPVAASYADRVLYLADGRIVDEMASPTAESVLERMKSFDGRGRTS; translated from the coding sequence ATGACGGTTCCCACAGCCGGGGGCAGCGGAGAACGTTCGGCCGTTGCCGCCGCGGGCCGGTCGGTGACCAAGGCGTACGGCGCCGGCGAGACCCGGGTGGTCGCGCTGGACGCGGTGGACGTGGACATCGCCCGCGGCCGCTTCACCGCGATCATGGGCCCCTCCGGCTCCGGGAAGTCGACCCTCATGCACTGCCTGGCCGGGCTCGACACGGTCAGCGAGGGCCAGATCTGGATCGGCGGGACCGAGATCACCCACCTGAAGGACAAGAAGCTCACCCAGCTCCGCCGGGACAAGATCGGCTTCATCTTCCAGTCGTTCAACCTGCTGCCGACGCTGAACGCGGCGGAGAACATCACGCTGCCGATGGACATCGCCGGCCGGAAGGTCGACCGGGAGTGGATGGACCGGGTGGTGGAGACCGTCGGTCTGGCCGGCCGGCTCAAGCACCGCCCGACGCAACTGTCCGGCGGCCAGCAGCAGCGCGTCGCGGTGGCCCGGGCCCTGGCCGCCCGGCCGGAGATCATCTTCGGCGACGAGCCGACCGGCAACCTGGACTCCCGGGCCGGCGCCGAGGTGCTCGGCTTCCTGCGCCGCTCGGTCGACGAGCTGGGCCAGACCATCGTGATGGTCACCCACGACCCGGTCGCCGCCTCCTACGCCGACCGCGTGCTGTACCTCGCCGACGGCCGGATCGTGGACGAGATGGCCAGCCCCACCGCCGAGTCGGTGCTGGAGCGGATGAAGTCCTTCGACGGTCGCGGGAGGACCTCGTGA
- a CDS encoding TetR/AcrR family transcriptional regulator, which produces MTQQPVRLTAKGRATRRRIVEGAAAEIRERGAVATTLDDVCRVTATSKSQLFHYFPGGREQLMYAVAEYEADRVLLDQEPYLSDLTSWAAWDAWRDAVLARYRQQGMTCPLGVLMTQLTRTTPASREVTARLLQQWQRMITDGVRAMRDQGATAPGVDPDRAAAALLAGIQGGVSILLQTGRLTHLEAALDVGISGLRPPC; this is translated from the coding sequence ATGACGCAGCAGCCGGTGAGGCTCACCGCGAAGGGCCGGGCCACCCGTCGGCGCATCGTCGAGGGCGCGGCCGCCGAGATCCGCGAACGGGGCGCGGTCGCCACCACCCTGGACGACGTGTGCCGGGTGACCGCCACGAGCAAGAGCCAGCTCTTCCACTACTTCCCCGGCGGCCGGGAGCAGTTGATGTACGCCGTCGCGGAGTACGAGGCGGACCGGGTGCTGCTGGACCAGGAGCCGTACCTGAGCGACCTGACGTCCTGGGCGGCCTGGGACGCGTGGCGCGACGCGGTGCTCGCCCGCTACCGCCAGCAGGGCATGACGTGCCCGCTGGGCGTCCTGATGACGCAACTGACCCGGACCACGCCCGCCTCCCGCGAGGTGACCGCGCGGCTGCTCCAGCAGTGGCAGCGCATGATCACCGACGGCGTCCGGGCGATGCGCGACCAGGGCGCGACCGCGCCCGGTGTCGATCCCGACCGGGCGGCCGCCGCGTTGCTGGCAGGCATCCAGGGCGGGGTGTCGATCCTGCTCCAGACCGGTCGGCTCACCCACCTCGAAGCGGCCCTCGACGTGGGGATCTCGGGGCTGCGCCCCCCCTGCTGA
- a CDS encoding SDR family NAD(P)-dependent oxidoreductase gives MERQFDGRTALVTGSTSGIGAEVARTLAARGALVVVSGRRAERGAAVVEEISARGGKAVFVPADLAAGGTAVRGLADAALAAAGGRLDILVNNAALLLTPSPTAEVDEETLDAAYAVSVKSAFQLTGALVPAMAARGSGAVVNMGSVTGTSGWANSALYSMTKAAVHSLTKSWAAEYGPHGVRVNAVAPGPTATEENLANADQLAPLLAGTPARRFGRLEDVAAAVAFLAGDEAAHIHGAILPVDGGFTAV, from the coding sequence ATGGAACGGCAGTTCGACGGCAGGACCGCACTGGTCACGGGTTCGACCTCGGGCATCGGGGCGGAGGTGGCCCGCACCCTGGCCGCGCGCGGCGCGCTGGTCGTGGTCAGCGGGCGCCGCGCGGAACGCGGCGCGGCGGTGGTCGAGGAGATCTCGGCGCGGGGCGGAAAGGCGGTGTTCGTGCCGGCCGACCTCGCGGCGGGCGGTACGGCCGTGCGCGGCCTCGCGGACGCGGCGCTGGCCGCGGCCGGCGGCCGCCTCGACATCCTGGTCAACAACGCGGCGCTGCTGCTCACCCCGAGCCCGACCGCGGAGGTCGACGAGGAGACCCTGGACGCCGCCTACGCGGTCAGCGTGAAGTCCGCGTTCCAGCTCACCGGGGCGCTGGTGCCCGCGATGGCCGCGCGCGGCAGCGGCGCGGTGGTCAACATGGGCTCCGTCACCGGTACCAGCGGGTGGGCGAACTCCGCCCTGTACAGCATGACCAAGGCCGCGGTGCACTCCCTGACCAAGTCCTGGGCGGCCGAGTACGGTCCGCACGGCGTGCGGGTCAACGCGGTCGCGCCGGGCCCCACCGCCACCGAGGAGAACCTCGCCAACGCCGACCAGCTCGCCCCGCTCCTGGCGGGCACCCCCGCCCGCCGGTTCGGCCGCCTGGAGGACGTGGCCGCCGCGGTCGCCTTCCTCGCGGGCGACGAGGCGGCGCACATCCACGGGGCGATCCTGCCGGTGGACGGCGGCTTCACCGCGGTGTGA
- a CDS encoding SUKH-3 domain-containing protein, with product MSAGTAGATRFPVGVDAALRKAGWLPGRWDIKQAEEWADRLRGHLSPGGHRHEVFPAAVEVWAEFGGLRIPPVSGPGRQVAPAAVVVDPLRGLHLARTFGDLGRALETAVSPLGEEPGTGALLAIDPDGRVYAVDHTGDWYVGPDIDRALAALVGGERPVRLTMG from the coding sequence GTGAGCGCGGGCACGGCGGGCGCCACCCGCTTCCCGGTGGGTGTGGACGCCGCACTGCGCAAGGCCGGCTGGCTGCCGGGCCGCTGGGACATCAAGCAGGCCGAGGAATGGGCGGACCGGCTGCGCGGCCACCTGTCGCCCGGCGGCCACCGGCACGAGGTCTTCCCGGCCGCGGTCGAGGTGTGGGCGGAGTTCGGCGGCCTGCGGATCCCGCCGGTCTCCGGCCCCGGTCGGCAGGTCGCGCCCGCGGCCGTCGTCGTGGACCCGCTGCGCGGCCTGCACCTGGCCCGTACCTTCGGTGACCTCGGACGCGCCCTGGAGACCGCCGTCAGCCCGCTGGGCGAGGAACCCGGGACCGGCGCGCTGCTGGCCATCGACCCCGACGGCCGGGTCTACGCGGTCGACCACACCGGCGACTGGTACGTCGGCCCGGACATCGACCGCGCGCTGGCCGCCCTGGTCGGCGGGGAGCGCCCGGTCCGCCTCACCATGGGCTGA
- a CDS encoding YwqJ-related putative deaminase — MTTRLPAADTADPRLSWSAARDPLRPPVLRHRRDGILPAIAAALSIRDEVLTCTGAKGEQPPVLHPIVQDFLDALPVAQRERFTGRCPEPVLISRHLTAVEASRGKRASRRPLTQGEARKALRGAKLTARRIREDGDPAHGTYAPPCRSCAPLLAHFGVRPFDPGAVRA; from the coding sequence ATGACAACTCGGCTACCAGCGGCGGACACCGCCGACCCGAGGCTGAGCTGGAGTGCCGCCCGCGACCCCCTGCGGCCCCCGGTGCTCCGGCACCGCCGGGACGGCATCCTGCCCGCGATCGCGGCCGCCCTCTCCATCCGGGACGAGGTGCTGACCTGCACCGGCGCCAAGGGGGAGCAGCCGCCCGTGCTCCACCCGATCGTGCAGGACTTCCTGGACGCCCTCCCGGTCGCCCAGCGCGAGCGGTTCACCGGCCGGTGCCCCGAACCGGTGCTCATTTCCCGTCACCTGACGGCGGTGGAGGCGTCCCGCGGCAAGCGGGCCTCGCGCCGGCCGCTGACGCAGGGCGAGGCCCGCAAGGCCCTGCGCGGCGCCAAGCTCACCGCGCGCCGTATACGCGAGGACGGCGACCCCGCGCACGGCACCTACGCGCCGCCGTGCCGCTCCTGCGCGCCGCTGCTCGCGCACTTCGGGGTGCGCCCCTTCGATCCCGGCGCGGTCCGCGCGTGA
- a CDS encoding SMI1/KNR4 family protein, whose product MTTGPQGLGSPPGPEAAARTAPPNAAYAGQVVHFPDPIRAARHPQGVWVDEAGHPDFSPYARAAAEIAEPPEGFGVDELRLTDYVSANAALHASGHELWGNLSPVATPHGWTWHHVHGSRRLELVPVEVKALLRHHGGLAGSVADHAKRGTRPLQETRPVHFGLPKEAVAVTEQQVRDVEEELGYRLPGSYRTFLKAAGGCAPKGVALDPDLGLLIDQPFFTVRDDAAVNDLVYVNKCLRDHLTKDYLAIGYVQGGLLAVRVKGGGTGSVWFLGYDDARDGDHWATPAERVADLLLPCGDSLDAFLLRLVGNPPELDTVAHLMVDGGFAGAAAVEG is encoded by the coding sequence ATGACCACAGGCCCGCAAGGGCTGGGATCACCTCCCGGACCCGAAGCCGCCGCGCGGACCGCTCCGCCGAACGCGGCCTACGCCGGACAGGTCGTGCATTTTCCCGACCCGATCCGCGCCGCGCGCCACCCGCAGGGCGTGTGGGTGGACGAAGCGGGCCACCCCGACTTCTCGCCCTACGCCCGGGCGGCGGCGGAGATAGCCGAGCCGCCGGAGGGCTTCGGCGTGGACGAGCTGCGGCTGACCGACTACGTCTCGGCCAACGCCGCCCTGCACGCCTCCGGCCACGAACTGTGGGGCAACCTGTCGCCGGTCGCGACCCCGCACGGCTGGACCTGGCACCACGTCCACGGCAGCCGCCGACTGGAGTTGGTGCCGGTCGAGGTCAAGGCGCTGCTGCGGCACCACGGCGGCCTCGCCGGCTCGGTGGCCGACCACGCCAAGCGCGGCACCCGCCCGCTCCAGGAGACCCGCCCCGTGCACTTCGGGCTGCCCAAGGAGGCGGTCGCGGTCACCGAGCAGCAGGTGCGGGACGTGGAGGAGGAGTTGGGGTACCGCCTGCCGGGCTCCTACCGGACCTTCCTCAAGGCGGCCGGCGGCTGCGCCCCCAAGGGCGTCGCCCTCGACCCCGACCTGGGCCTGCTCATCGACCAGCCGTTCTTCACCGTCCGCGACGACGCGGCGGTGAACGACCTGGTGTACGTCAACAAGTGCCTGCGCGACCACCTCACCAAGGACTACCTGGCGATCGGGTACGTCCAGGGCGGCCTCCTCGCGGTCCGGGTGAAGGGCGGGGGCACCGGCTCGGTCTGGTTCCTCGGTTACGACGACGCGCGCGACGGCGACCACTGGGCCACCCCGGCCGAGCGGGTGGCCGACCTGCTGCTGCCCTGCGGTGACTCGCTCGACGCCTTCCTGCTGAGACTGGTCGGCAATCCGCCCGAGTTGGACACGGTCGCGCATCTGATGGTCGACGGCGGCTTCGCCGGTGCCGCGGCCGTGGAGGGGTGA